The following coding sequences lie in one Heteronotia binoei isolate CCM8104 ecotype False Entrance Well chromosome 6, APGP_CSIRO_Hbin_v1, whole genome shotgun sequence genomic window:
- the NPS gene encoding neuropeptide S — protein sequence MSFSCSLFRLNVILIILISTMQIRRCYPIVSSTLSGKSDYCLVLLNRCLVKVDGSEELGLLKPFLEKMFIKRSFRNGVGSGIKKNSFQRTKS from the exons ATGAGTTTTTCTTGCAGTCTCTTCAGGCTAAATGTTATATTAATTATCCTCATCTCAACAATGCAAATACGGAGATGTTACCCTATTGTCTCTTCTACG CTATCTGGGAAATCTGATTACTGTCTCGTCCTGCTGAACCGTTGCTTAGTCAAAGTGGATGGGTCTGAAGAGCTGGGGTTACTTAAGCCTTTCCTGGAGAAGATGTTCATTAAAAGGTCTTTTCGAAACGGGGTTGGAtcaggaattaaaaaaaattcctttcaaAGAACAAAGTCATAG